TAcagtatttatttaattttttttttttttttttatttatttttcgtaaataatttaaaataagagaggcttaaaataaacaattatgTTAAAGCAAATGAATGGGGTGATTGGTAGTAGATaggaaaaaatgtaaacataaaaattacttgtaaaggataataattttcttattgtCTTTGACCCTTCTAAACCGAATTCGtgcaatttatttttataaagtaacttaaaaaaaaaaaaaaaaaatatatatatatatatatacatacatacacatctAAATATACTGTGTTAATGCTAAAACGACGTGTATTATTAATGTTCTTATATACTATGAAaagcattatattttttatcttcatataatttataaaaaaaaaaaaaatattgtgtGTGGGTTATGTTTCTTACATCTCTTCCTGCACAACATTGATTTCCCATAATTTCTTTgggttttattaaaaaataaaattaataaattaattaaacctaaaacataataaaatggtGTTGCTTCcttataatatgtatgtttttttttttttttttttttcttatttttttcttatttttttttttttttttttttttaagaatttatTTTCCCTTTGTGAGGAACtcaaatgaaatgaaaaaactcGAATTGAAAACTGGATTATACTTGCTTGTAGCTTTAGGGATGTTTTAATTATCTActcataaatatgtaaacaaGTACGTGTAAgggtatatgtacatattgtacatgtatatatatttatatatacataatataattttttttttttttttttttacagtaTAATGACATTTATAGATGTTTAAACAACATCCCTTTTGTGTTAAGGTAGCaactattttatatatatatatatatatacactcgTAATCTCAAAATTAAACTAATTTGTTAAGCGAATATCTAAtggtatattttataaatttttttttgtttttttgaaTCTGTAAAACAACAGTAAACAACTTTGCACACTATGTTACTAgtgttttcttattttttttttttttctttttctattgcatttttctttttgtaaaatttgctcactattttttccttttgccAATTTTTCTTACAATTTATTCTTTCTTAtcttctttccttttttctttcctttttactttctttttttcttttcttttttcttttcattttttcctttttttgtgattccaaaaaaaataaaatctgTTTTGTCATTACATTGCAATTTGTTTACCCAGAATAAATCTTTTCAACAtatgattttataaaataagtgagtactaaaataaaaaaagtaagttGTGCgaacaaatataattttccatCTTTTTGAAGGAGGAGCGTTAATCATTTGCACACTCATATATGCtctcaattaaaaaaattaaaatattgaccaggtataatatgtataataacaTTAAGATCTTTTaggttttttcttttgttctttcttacataatatttttaataaatttaaaatgcttttttttttctttttttttgtataagtAGTTTTTTAATGCGCTtcatacttttaaaaattgttcctcctatctttttctttaaaccttttttctgttttatgTTTGTTACGTTGTAAAGAAAAGTTTTATCAAATATTTCTTTGCAAGGAAACAACTTTAACATTCTAGAATTCATAAtgtgataatataaatattttttccttaagaTTGTTGTTAATTTCAAATGTTTATGATAATGTTTTGATTCGGTAGTAAAACATATCTTTTGCTAATAGCTAATCGGTTGTCACCTCTTTTCTGTTTATTTCCGTTCtgttctgttttttttttttttttttttttttttttttttcctttttttttttttttttttttttttttttttttttttttttttttttcctaataCATATCCTGTTAATtcttatatacaaataataaagttaAGGCAAAAATCTAGTTCATATTTAGCTATTATTTAgctattttaacaaaattttttataacctctttgaattaaatgttttgaagtttttatcaaattaaaaaaactcATTGAGAGAAGGCAGGAAATTATTTGCAAGAATTATAAACTTATTTCAAGTCCAAtgtaacatattaaaatgcTAATATTTTCGGAATGTACTAAAATAACGAAATGCACTACAAACGGCGCAActaaaatatactaaaatatGTTCTTActgtttaataaaaaaagaaaaataagacaGAAACTAgaagttatatttaaattcgCAAAAAGtagaagaataaaaataaaaaggttaTTTCCTGCTCacggaaaaattaaataaaccaATTTTTATCTGTAGTAAAGATAAAAAGTTATTGCTTGTTCatggaaaaaatttacaagtTAATACCTTTTCtcaggaaaaacaaaaaaaagttattacctgttcataaaaaaaaaaaaaaaaaatgtactaaaaatttatgaagtaaaaatttactagctatactaaaaaaaaatctacCCATTAGTGCACACAAGCATATGTATGCACCTTTagctattaattttttttttctttttttttttctgaagcAATATTTAAGATTTaagctagaaaaaaaaaaaaaattagcaaaAATATGTTCACTTTTAATGCTTTTCACCCTTCACATAAAGACATACCCTTTTTTATGTCTTAGTAAaactatttattatttgtaaaaatattaagtacttattttttagctctccatttttacattatttattaaataaaaatataaacgaaaaaagaaacacatatttttattgtacaaaaagaatattaagaaaaatatagagCCATGTGGTAATCAATTTGAGTACTATGTTTTGTGAAATTTCGAACTAACACACACATATGCAAACACACGCACGCACATTTGATATTAAGTATAAACTGCAGCACTTCACCCAAAGTACATGATTCTGCTGGAAGACTGTAAATATCTTCGTTcatttttagtttttcttctgtacattattttcattttttattcttcccattttttccgcttttcttttttttaaatcatacTTTAACAAATGAGAACTGTTTTGTTCAACGGCCCATATATTCCTGATTTTGATGCTGGGTACAATGTTCAGGTGAATGGTATGAGtgttaactttttaaaagaCCCTTTCTGCTTTAGAAATAATGTAGTAGAAAGCATGTATTATAAGCAGCgagaacaaaataatactataaatatgggtggtgaaaataaaaaagaattgaaTCCAACTGCCTCTACAAAATTTGTGGAGATACCAAGATATACTTACGAAGAACgcataacaaatataaatgatacaATAATACACAAAAATACGTTTGTTCCATGTAAAGAGcctatttattattataacgaGAGGGAAGAAAAGGTCCCTATTTATGAGgcaaaacaaataaaatattcccCAAAAAGTGTTGAAGGGGGAGGAAAACTTGTATGATATAccaaaaattcaaataaaaaaaaaaaaattacaagaaTAAGTAGTACTACTACATAgcaatatgataaaaataaaatatatagaaaactAAGTACTGGTATCGAACGAGAAACTCATTGAAAATTGATGTTATGGGACAGATTGTGGAGTTTCCAAATGTTAACATTCTTACGTGAtgaaaaaattcataaagaAGAGCTTGCCTTATGTAATTCAGCAATTGTTCAGGAGGTACATGAACATGGTCAGGTGGGAAAGAATGCCAAGAAATGATGGACAATAGGACAAAGGGAGCAAATTGTGCGAATTATACAAATTGGACAAATGGAAAAccacatttaaaaaaatatgcccTTTCTTCCTTAAAACTTAGTTCACCTCATGAaattgaaaatgaaaaaaaagtttaaattataattaaaaaaggtgATTAAGCACAACTATACAGAAAccgaaaataaagaaaaaaaaaaaaaaaaaaaaaacactaAAATTTACCTAAGGGGTCTAGCTCTTCTAGTATCAGTACTGGAATCACAAGGAATGAAGTTCCAACCATTTGCACTAAAGTGaaaatgtacatgtatggCTGATAATGCACCTTCAAAACGGTCCAAAAAGCTAAAGAAGGTAAGAGGTGATGAGAAGTGCAAAGAAGTAAGGAGTAATAGAAAGAAGTCCAGAAAAGCGAAGAAACGTAGTTCTTCTATTTAAATGCACTTAGACCCCCCTCCCCTAAAGAGCGCAAAGAAATATACTAATGAAGGTAAAACTTCCTATTACTGAAAAGAGATAAAGCGATAATTTCTCTAAAAggcagtttttttttttaagcaaaatatttctatattgtaaaaatattgcaCTTAATTGGGAAAATGGATGCAATacacattaaaaaaagttgaaATTGAATAGAATATAACAGAAGTGAATAGAGTGGAAGTGAATGGAGTAGAAGTGAATGGAGTAGAAGTGAATGGAGTAGAAGTGAATGGAGTAGAAGTGAATGGAGTAGAAGTGAATGGAGTAGAAGTGAATAGCATAAACGGGAGAAGAAATTGTAATATAGCTTCAAACTGTaacaaaatatgtaaaaacaGAAGAGCTTAAAATGAATGATTTTACATGGTATTAAAAAGAAACACGTGAAATGTAAAATGTTTTGCGTAAATGGTAGAGGATAAATGTCAAATGAAAAATCATGGAGGTACAAAAGggtcatatataaaaaaaaaaaaaaaaatgcacttttttaaaagtgcATTATTAAATAGgtttaaataaattgtaaATCCAAATAATAACGAGAATTCTCTACAAACGCTAGAGTGCTTTTAACTGTTCAAAATTATAGAAGCACCATATATTGTTAAGAGTAACAAAGTGGAATTAAAAATCATCACGCAAGACATGAAGCATATCGTaagccaaaaaaaaaaaaaaaattaacgttAATTGTGTTTTACTTCTACCGTATTTAcataagttttttttattttatttatttaatttatttaatatatttaatttattttttgtttttatttatttattttttttttttttttcgcctGTTCACTCTCTTCCCCCATTTTGAAACTTACACCGAGCAGTAGATGCTATACATAGCAGTCGTCCACCCTTCTTATGTTCTACTTCCTTTTACaacaatttcttttaatttatcttttatgatgaatatttgtttatttttcataaaatggACAAATAGTAATATCCCCTTTCTTGCAAACGTTTCtctcttaaaaataaatcgcTTCATTCCATTGTATGCTTGCTCAAAAAATTGTTCAGTTTGAGtgttatttcattaattttatccTTCAGGGGTAGTAAAGAATCTTTGTTCATTGCAGAGACAAAGAGAGCATTTTCCTTTATATCTTTTGGTATATCGACCTGATCAAAGTTTATTAGATCCGATTTTGTTATGACATCAATCCATGGTCTAAAAGGAAATAATCCTCTTAAATAGTATCGAATATCAATTTGTGATTTCAAAGAAGAGAATTTATGatcatctttttttaaaggatcaaaaacatatataactCCTGaaggtatattttttaaagaagaaagagataatttttccataatatttcttttgtcTTCTGATCGATTTATTAAACCTGGTAAGTCCATAATTTGTGTTGTCAATATATCACTTTCATTTGTAAATGAATAATGGCCTAAATTGAATTCTTTAGTAGTGAAATTATAATCAGCTATCCGTGATTTAGAATTAGTAATAGAATTAAGAATACTACTTTTTCCTACATTAGTACAACCTATAATTGATATAGCAGGTTGtgttatatctatatattttatttttcttattttttttatatacgaattatataaatctaACCATTTCCTACCTGactgtaaaataatattaagatCTACTATAGCTtcatttaactttttaaaaatttctctacatgtttttaaatatttcagcTGACCAGCATATGTTTTTCCTGTTATTGTAATTAATTTTCTAAtatctaaaatattatttaaaacatcACTTAACGAATTTGTTACTTCTCcatctttatataatatcGTTACTGCATTTTCATATAAACTATACTGAAAAGggtgtaaaaatttttttatatttttatgtaaattataaatattatttaaaggcCTCGATAAAagttttgtatataaatcAACTTTAATACAACATTCTTTacatatcctttttttcatatgtttttctttatttatattattataaatactcgttaattctaattttattttatcttttttagttccttttttttttcttttcgtaTTGGACAAATCATCATAAGGTTCACAATTTACACTCTTCTTATCAACAttcttaattaaatataaattcccTTTTTCTATAAACTTCAGATATAATAACGCGTCTTTAATAACCTTTAAGTTGTCCTTAAATTTAGGaagtttttgaaaaatattccctatatattttctcacttcaatttttttttccttttctttaaatatactGCTGtagtcatatatattttcgaACTTCATTTTCTGTATCCTATTCGGGTCATCCTTGACTAGTAGACTGTTGTTTCTCATATTTGCAGCATCACTACTCGCTTCTATAGAGGGGCCTGTTTCGTCCTCATCTGTTCCTGCTACTACTTCTATTTCTTCCGCTTTTCCTACATTTTCTTCCTCCTTATGTGTTAAGTTACCTTTATCCaaatttaaatgtttatatatatgtgagaacccataaaattttacacttttttttttttttttttcctcctcTTGGCCTTTTTCACTTGTCTGCtcattattttccttattcGTCATATACACAACCctgttacattttttacgtacatttttacttttttgaaaattcaaaattttgaagataacattctttttttgtatatataaaaaaacattgtCCTTACTTGAGTGACTGTTTTTCAAAAAACACAAAACTATAATGTAATACACATTTGCTAGTAGTAGAACTTTAAACATAAATctcattttactttttctctTTACTCTTTTCCTTCTAATTATAGTTTCTCTACGTTATCATCAGCGTGTGTGTATTTTCTATCATTACGTATCTTTGCATTTGCCTACGCTAATCTTTGTTCCCCCGCTTTCATGGCTATGTCTTTGcgcatatataatatgggCGTTGTATTTGCTGTAtctacatacacatatatacatatacgtatatatatatacatatatatacctacatacatatgtacctTCTACCCATACGTATGTtttaataaggaaaaagCGCTTTGCATTATGGTCTTAAAAATTAACTCTGCGTCTTTTTGAATTAcccattttatttatttatttgtttatttatttatttatttattttttattttttttttttccctctgccttattctttttattttattatgtatttcaaCATTGataagaaatttaaaaacatcTGAAAAAGCACAAAGCGGTCATTTGAGACTcgaattaaataatatatgagaAAATTCATTCATCCAGATTTTTGCCCAttaaaataatcaaaaaagTACAACGAACATACGTATGTACGAACGTATGTACgaacgtatgtatgtatgtattaccGTTTGTATGAACGTATGTACgaacgtatgtatgtatgtgttacCGTTTGTATGAACGTATATACGAACGTACGttagtatttttttccccctAAGTATGTTTCATCTACATTTCTTCGTTTGTTGTAATTGAGTAATTTCATATGTTTTATTCTTTCTTTGGTTAAtgtatcatatatttatgcgtTCGTATTTACGTGTTAAATTTGtattgcaatttttttttttttctttctttttgttttttttaataaaatgtattaatgtgaacacaaaattaaaagattaattttacatttactgAATAGTTTGGGGTTTGTTTTTCTGTTTGTGTgcttaacttttttttttcttttatttttttcatttttgttcgTCAGtccttttatttgtttatgttttactcgtttatattttatttgtttgtgcTTCATTCGTTTATGTTTTATTCGTATGTGCTTCATTCGTTTATGTTTTATTCGTTTATGCTTCTATTCGTTTAATCCTTTATTagtttactattttattcattcacAATTTTATTCgttcaatattttattcgtttaatattttattctttgatccttttattctttccttttttttttttttttttttaatgtttctaTCCTTTAAGGTACAATTGTGTGAAAAtcaaattttgtatttttagacctcaaataatataatcataatatatttaaaacgaaaaaataaaaaaaaaaataaaaacaaaagcgaaaataaaaggaaaaataaaaacaaaagccaaaaataaaaggaaaaacaaaaacaataaCGAAAACAAGCgcaaaaacaaacaaaaccagaaaaaaaaaaggaaaaatatgaacttCAACAGTACACACTTTTAAAGGTTTATTTATCGCATATTATTACAAGACGTTTTCGTTCATTGTTCATTTTTCCCAATTCaaacaaaaattttgataGTCCCTCTTTTCCAAAGTTTTCTGTCCATCCGTCCGTCCGtccttacttttttttttttttttttttataaataatcccgcaatattttgaaagccgcaaaagaaaaaagaaaaaaaaaaggaattcttcaaattatatatatgtatatatatactcgggtgtatgtatatatgtgcttgTATTTATAAGCGTGTGTATTTATAAGCGTGTGTATTTATAAGCGTGTGTATTTATAAgcgtgtgtatatataagcgtgtgtatgtataagcgcgtatatgtataagcgcgtatatgtataagcgcgtatatgtatatatatataaggaaaaataatatgggCAACACAGTTCCGTATAGCTGCTACGAGAGATGGGGAAAGAGGACGCCAGATGGTCCCCTCATTAATTATGATCCCCAGATAGTAAGTAAAGAATAGTGCTGAAAAATAATGCTAGGGAAGCAATAACACTGGGTAGTTATAAGCCTCCTCTTTTTGTGTTGTTAATTCATGCGTGATAGTTTATTCTGCAGCTAGCTCGTTCaattatttgttcttttgttTGTTCGTTTATTTGTTCGTTTATTTGTGCATTTATTTGTTcgtttatttgtatatttatttgttcgtttatttgtatatttatttgttcgtTTATTTGtgcatttatttgtttattttatttgtgcatttatttgtttattttatttgtgcatttatttgtttattttatttgtgcatttatttgtttattttatttgtgcatttatttgcttattttatttttcccccCCCCTCCGTTCTCAGACGAATAATGGCCCTTTGGCCAACCTGCTAGAAAATTTCAACTATGACTTAAATGAAGAAACGCACTACGCTGGTGCGAAAAAGGACAACGACGGAGCTAATGAAGGATGGTACAAAAAtgagaataataatagttatagtaataatagttatcataataaaagtaattacaataataatacaaacctatatggaaataataaagatagtagt
The sequence above is drawn from the Plasmodium malariae genome assembly, chromosome: 5 genome and encodes:
- the PmUG01_05029000 gene encoding GTP-binding protein, putative, translating into MRFMFKVLLLANVYYIIVLCFLKNSHSSKDNVFLYIQKKNVIFKILNFQKSKNVRKKCNRVVYMTNKENNEQTSEKGQEEEKKKKKSVKFYGFSHIYKHLNLDKGNLTHKEEENVGKAEEIEVVAGTDEDETGPSIEASSDAANMRNNSLLVKDDPNRIQKMKFENIYDYSSIFKEKEKKIEVRKYIGNIFQKLPKFKDNLKVIKDALLYLKFIEKGNLYLIKNVDKKSVNCEPYDDLSNTKRKKKGTKKDKIKLELTSIYNNINKEKHMKKRICKECCIKVDLYTKLLSRPLNNIYNLHKNIKKFLHPFQYSLYENAVTILYKDGEVTNSLSDVLNNILDIRKLITITGKTYAGQLKYLKTCREIFKKLNEAIVDLNIILQSGRKWLDLYNSYIKKIRKIKYIDITQPAISIIGCTNVGKSSILNSITNSKSRIADYNFTTKEFNLGHYSFTNESDILTTQIMDLPGLINRSEDKRNIMEKLSLSSLKNIPSGVIYVFDPLKKDDHKFSSLKSQIDIRYYLRGLFPFRPWIDVITKSDLINFDQVDIPKDIKENALFVSAMNKDSLLPLKDKINEITLKLNNFLSKHTME
- the PmUG01_05028900 gene encoding conserved Plasmodium protein, unknown function, coding for MRTVLFNGPYIPDFDAGYNVQVNGMSVNFLKDPFCFRNNVVESMYYKQREQNNTINMGGENKKELNPTASTKFVEIPRYTYEERITNINDTIIHKNTFVPCKEPIYYYNEREEKVPIYEAKQIKYSPKSVEGGGKLV